DNA sequence from the Lycium barbarum isolate Lr01 chromosome 5, ASM1917538v2, whole genome shotgun sequence genome:
TTAAGTCCCCTAATCCAAAGATTTTCATGTGCAAGACAAACTCCGCTTGCTACCATGCAAGCAAAACATTGCACCTTTATAGGAGCTTTGTTTTGCCAAATGCATTTCCCAGGCTAATTTCATCGCGTGGGAGACTAAGCTGCTTCTAACAAGATCTGGCAGAAGACATCCTTTGGCATCGCCTTTCCGCCGCAATAAGGAGCAGAGGCGGTCCATTTCCAGTCAGCAATATTCCAGCCCAAATCAGACCAATATTGTGCTATTGAAACTTCACTCAATATATGCCAGAAAGAGTCCCAATTCTCCCAGCTAATGAACAGTGCAGAAACAAATGTTTAATACTATACTCTCATTCTCTTCCACACATAAATAACATCTATTGCACAACGCAATACCTCTTTTGCACAGATTATCATGCGTTGAGCAGGTTCCTAAAACTCTCAGCTAGCTAAAACATGCCACTTTTGTGGGTGCATTACTTCTCATATTAATTTCCAAGGCAAATCATACATGTCTGGGCTCTTCACCTTTAAAGGACCAATATCTTCTTCTTTTCACTGCGACATTTGTATGGCCATAAATCATCTCGTTAAATTCAATTTAGTGCGAAGGTTTCTTTAGTAGGAATGTATAATAATAATTAGGATATAGTCCGTATATTAGAATCCTAggataaataattaaatatttagcCAAGTAGATTTTATGGCatatgaaatgatgaattaaacTAGCTTGCCttttatctgttttttttttgatTGCTGATATGGTTTATTTTTCTACCTGCTACAGTAATGTCTTTCAGCTGTTAACAAGGAGGGAGGTAACTCCTCGAACTAAACGTGCTTCCAGAAAGTTTTGGGGTGAGAACACTAAATGTACTCTCGACTCCGATGGGTTAAAAAGTGAAGTGGCAAGTGATGCTAGACGGGGACTAGTATCATGGTAACTTCATTATCCTCCCTTTTTTCCTGTAAAAGTTTGATAGAATCTGCTCCACCTTTTTTCTCGGTCTGTCTCAATTAATTATTGCAGGGTAGAGGCTGAGTCGATGCAACATTTATCAGCCAAGTATTGCTCACTGTTGCCTCCTCCAAGGTCTACCATTGCAGCAGCATTCAGTCCTGATGGGCGGACACTTGCTTCTACGCAGTCAGTCTCTCTTCAATTACATAGACTTGTATAATCTGTGCTGTGTTATGCTAGTTTTGTATCTATCTGTCGATTTAATCATAGTTATCTTAATTGTCTAGTGCTCCCATCTTGCAAACTACCAATTCACTAACCACTGTccatatgtaaatatgcaaaATTGTTGTGAATTTTGAATTTTCCCTCCTTACTGATTAAGTAAGATAGTCAGGCAAGAAATGTACTTGTATTAGGTGGGAATAAACTCAGCAATTTTACTTGGCTAAGTTTGCTAACATAATTTTCTGGTAGCAGTGGCGATCACACGGTGAAAATAATTGACTGCCAAACTGGGAAATGCTTAAAGGTTTTGAGTGGACACCGCAGGACACCTTGGGTGGTATGGCCGTCTTTTTTTGCTGAATGTTTTGGGATATCACCTTTCTTTCTGGATATCTTACATTCTAGTTAACATCTGTAGGTTCGTTTCCATCCATTGTACCCTGAAATACTTGCAAGTGGAAGTTTGGACCACGAAGTTCGGTTATGGGATGCAAAAACTGCCGAGTGTATAGGATCACGTGATTTTTGTAATGACCTATAACATCTTAGTAGCTAAAAGAAAAAACCGTGTGTGCTTTACTCTTTTCTTTTGACTGTAAATGGTGAAATATTCATTTTCTACAGATCGTCCCATCGCATCCATTGCATTCCATGCCCAGGGAGAAGTTCTGGCTGTTGCTTCTGGCCACAAGGTAAAAATTCTGGACTCAAAATACTCTCTTGGGTGATTTGCATTTCATGTTCTGGTAGTGGGTGCTGATGTTCCAATCTATGACAGCTTTACATATGGCAGTACAACAGAAGAGGAGAGGCTTCTTCACCAGCAATTATACTGAAGACGCGGCGGTCTCTTCGTGCTGTACATTTCCACCCGCATGCTGCCCCGTTTCTTTTAACAGCTGAGGTATTGCTGCGTTTTTTGGTGACTCGAGGTGTGAATTGTGATTGTTTTAGATGCCATCAACCCTTTATTTTGCAGGTCAATGATCTGGACTCATCCGATTCCTCAATGACACGTGCGACTTCTCCGGGTAACTTGCGGTATACTCCTCCTACTGTGTATTTGACTGATGCTCATTCCACTTATCAATCTGCTTCAGCAAATGAACTGCCTATCATGTCTCTACCATTCCTGATCTGGCCATCAATTGCTAGAGGTGATCCTAGAACGCCCGTGCAGCAGAGTGATACAGATGTGGGATCTGACAGTATACAACACAGAGCAGACACTTCGTCATCTGTCCGCCTTCTTACATATTCAACTCCTTCCGGCCAGTATGAACTTTTATTGTCACCTATTGAGCAAAGTGCATCTCCTGCACAAGAAGCTTATACTGGTTCTTCTCTCAGGGAAAACGAGACAGGTACCCAACCTTTGGTTGATCCCATGGAGACTGACGGGCAGCCAGAAGAGAGAAACAATCAGTTTTTCCCTTTTAGTGACCCGGCATATTGGGAATTGCCTTTTTTGCAAGGATGGCTGATTGGCCAAAGCCAAGCTCAACAAGCAACTCGTTCAGAGCTTAGTGGTGCTACCACCAATCCCTCAACTTATGGCGAACTGGAAAATCCTTCTACTGTTCCCTCGGTAATTTCAAGCAATAGTCATCCAAGATCCGGTAGGTCTGGTTCTCGGCACCGTTCTTCACGATCTCGAGCGATCCCTGTTGCTAGAGCTGGTGATGGTGCTGCTCCCCTTAATGTTGTGCATGATGAGAGTGATTCCCAAATATCTATTGGTCGCATCCAGTCAGAGATAGCTACATCGTTGGCTGCAGCAGCAGCTGCTGAATTACCTTGCACTGTGAAACTCAGAATATGGCCTCATGATATTAAGGATCCATGTGCACCCCTTGATGCTGAAAGATGTCGGTTAATAATACCTCATGCTGTACTTTGCAGGTGGGAATAATAAATACTGTCTCAAATCTTTGGCTTTGTGGCCTATGGCCCTATATGGCTAAGCTTTTAAAGACACTGGGATATTAAGCTCTCATGAAGAATCATGTTGGACCTATATTTTTATTATAG
Encoded proteins:
- the LOC132640307 gene encoding uncharacterized protein LOC132640307 isoform X2 — encoded protein: MRSSSISPENSSSAPSTSRKIQNPNCKHSYNNNNNYDYTSIPNCKRSNVFQLLTRREVTPRTKRASRKFWGENTKCTLDSDGLKSEVASDARRGLVSWVEAESMQHLSAKYCSLLPPPRSTIAAAFSPDGRTLASTHGDHTVKIIDCQTGKCLKVLSGHRRTPWVVRFHPLYPEILASGSLDHEVRLWDAKTAECIGSRDFYRPIASIAFHAQGEVLAVASGHKLYIWQYNRRGEASSPAIILKTRRSLRAVHFHPHAAPFLLTAEVNDLDSSDSSMTRATSPANELPIMSLPFLIWPSIARGDPRTPVQQSDTDVGSDSIQHRADTSSSVRLLTYSTPSGQYELLLSPIEQSASPAQEAYTGSSLRENETGTQPLVDPMETDGQPEERNNQFFPFSDPAYWELPFLQGWLIGQSQAQQATRSELSGATTNPSTYGELENPSTVPSVISSNSHPRSGRSGSRHRSSRSRAIPVARAGDGAAPLNVVHDESDSQISIGRIQSEIATSLAAAAAAELPCTVKLRIWPHDIKDPCAPLDAERCRLIIPHAVLCSEMGAHFSPCGRFLAACVACILPNVDSDPGFHGHLHHDTMAAATSPTRHPIAAHQVMYELRIYSLEEATFGSVLAARAIRAAHCLTSIQFSPTSEHLLLAYGRRHSSLLKSVVIDGETTIPIYTILEVYRVSDMDLVRVLPSAEDEVNVACFHPSVGGGLVYGTKEGKLRILQYDNSNSLGRTISSSPVENMLEVPTYALEG
- the LOC132640307 gene encoding uncharacterized protein LOC132640307 isoform X3, yielding MRSSSISPENSSSAPSTSRKIQNPNCKHSYNNNNNYDYTSIPNCKRSNVFQLLTRREVTPRTKRASRKFWGENTKCTLDSDGLKSEVASDARRGLVSWVEAESMQHLSAKYCSLLPPPRSTIAAAFSPDGRTLASTHGDHTVKIIDCQTGKCLKVLSGHRRTPWVVRFHPLYPEILASGSLDHEVRLWDAKTAECIGSRDFYRPIASIAFHAQGEVLAVASGHKLYIWQYNRRGEASSPAIILKTRRSLRAVHFHPHAAPFLLTAEVNDLDSSDSSMTPNELPIMSLPFLIWPSIARGDPRTPVQQSDTDVGSDSIQHRADTSSSVRLLTYSTPSGQYELLLSPIEQSASPAQEAYTGSSLRENETGTQPLVDPMETDGQPEERNNQFFPFSDPAYWELPFLQGWLIGQSQAQQATRSELSGATTNPSTYGELENPSTVPSVISSNSHPRSGRSGSRHRSSRSRAIPVARAGDGAAPLNVVHDESDSQISIGRIQSEIATSLAAAAAAELPCTVKLRIWPHDIKDPCAPLDAERCRLIIPHAVLCSEMGAHFSPCGRFLAACVACILPNVDSDPGFHGHLHHDTMAAATSPTRHPIAAHQVMYELRIYSLEEATFGSVLAARAIRAAHCLTSIQFSPTSEHLLLAYGRRHSSLLKSVVIDGETTIPIYTILEVYRVSDMDLVRVLPSAEDEVNVACFHPSVGGGLVYGTKEGKLRILQYDNSNSLGRTISSSPVENMLEVPTYALEG
- the LOC132640307 gene encoding uncharacterized protein LOC132640307 isoform X4, which translates into the protein MRSSSISPENSSSAPSTSRKIQNPNCKHSYNNNNNYDYTSIPNCKRSNVFQLLTRREVTPRTKRASRKFWGENTKCTLDSDGLKSEVASDARRGLVSWVEAESMQHLSAKYCSLLPPPRSTIAAAFSPDGRTLASTHGDHTVKIIDCQTGKCLKVLSGHRRTPWVVRFHPLYPEILASGSLDHEVRLWDAKTAECIGSRDFYRPIASIAFHAQGEVLAVASGHKLYIWQYNRRGEASSPAIILKTRRSLRAVHFHPHAAPFLLTAEVNDLDSSDSSMTRATSPGNLRGDPRTPVQQSDTDVGSDSIQHRADTSSSVRLLTYSTPSGQYELLLSPIEQSASPAQEAYTGSSLRENETGTQPLVDPMETDGQPEERNNQFFPFSDPAYWELPFLQGWLIGQSQAQQATRSELSGATTNPSTYGELENPSTVPSVISSNSHPRSGRSGSRHRSSRSRAIPVARAGDGAAPLNVVHDESDSQISIGRIQSEIATSLAAAAAAELPCTVKLRIWPHDIKDPCAPLDAERCRLIIPHAVLCSEMGAHFSPCGRFLAACVACILPNVDSDPGFHGHLHHDTMAAATSPTRHPIAAHQVMYELRIYSLEEATFGSVLAARAIRAAHCLTSIQFSPTSEHLLLAYGRRHSSLLKSVVIDGETTIPIYTILEVYRVSDMDLVRVLPSAEDEVNVACFHPSVGGGLVYGTKEGKLRILQYDNSNSLGRTISSSPVENMLEVPTYALEG
- the LOC132640307 gene encoding uncharacterized protein LOC132640307 isoform X5; translated protein: MRSSSISPENSSSAPSTSRKIQNPNCKHSYNNNNNYDYTSIPNCKRSNVFQLLTRREVTPRTKRASRKFWGENTKCTLDSDGLKSEVASDARRGLVSWVEAESMQHLSAKYCSLLPPPRSTIAAAFSPDGRTLASTHGDHTVKIIDCQTGKCLKVLSGHRRTPWVVRFHPLYPEILASGSLDHEVRLWDAKTAECIGSRDFYRPIASIAFHAQGEVLAVASGHKLYIWQYNRRGEASSPAIILKTRRSLRAVHFHPHAAPFLLTAEVNDLDSSDSSMTRATSPGNLRGDPRTPVQQSDTDVGSDSIQHRADTSSSVRLLTYSTPSGQENETGTQPLVDPMETDGQPEERNNQFFPFSDPAYWELPFLQGWLIGQSQAQQATRSELSGATTNPSTYGELENPSTVPSVISSNSHPRSGRSGSRHRSSRSRAIPVARAGDGAAPLNVVHDESDSQISIGRIQSEIATSLAAAAAAELPCTVKLRIWPHDIKDPCAPLDAERCRLIIPHAVLCSEMGAHFSPCGRFLAACVACILPNVDSDPGFHGHLHHDTMAAATSPTRHPIAAHQVMYELRIYSLEEATFGSVLAARAIRAAHCLTSIQFSPTSEHLLLAYGRRHSSLLKSVVIDGETTIPIYTILEVYRVSDMDLVRVLPSAEDEVNVACFHPSVGGGLVYGTKEGKLRILQYDNSNSLGRTISSSPVENMLEVPTYALEG
- the LOC132640307 gene encoding uncharacterized protein LOC132640307 isoform X1; amino-acid sequence: MRSSSISPENSSSAPSTSRKIQNPNCKHSYNNNNNYDYTSIPNCKRSNVFQLLTRREVTPRTKRASRKFWGENTKCTLDSDGLKSEVASDARRGLVSWVEAESMQHLSAKYCSLLPPPRSTIAAAFSPDGRTLASTHGDHTVKIIDCQTGKCLKVLSGHRRTPWVVRFHPLYPEILASGSLDHEVRLWDAKTAECIGSRDFYRPIASIAFHAQGEVLAVASGHKLYIWQYNRRGEASSPAIILKTRRSLRAVHFHPHAAPFLLTAEVNDLDSSDSSMTRATSPGNLRYTPPTVYLTDAHSTYQSASANELPIMSLPFLIWPSIARGDPRTPVQQSDTDVGSDSIQHRADTSSSVRLLTYSTPSGQYELLLSPIEQSASPAQEAYTGSSLRENETGTQPLVDPMETDGQPEERNNQFFPFSDPAYWELPFLQGWLIGQSQAQQATRSELSGATTNPSTYGELENPSTVPSVISSNSHPRSGRSGSRHRSSRSRAIPVARAGDGAAPLNVVHDESDSQISIGRIQSEIATSLAAAAAAELPCTVKLRIWPHDIKDPCAPLDAERCRLIIPHAVLCSEMGAHFSPCGRFLAACVACILPNVDSDPGFHGHLHHDTMAAATSPTRHPIAAHQVMYELRIYSLEEATFGSVLAARAIRAAHCLTSIQFSPTSEHLLLAYGRRHSSLLKSVVIDGETTIPIYTILEVYRVSDMDLVRVLPSAEDEVNVACFHPSVGGGLVYGTKEGKLRILQYDNSNSLGRTISSSPVENMLEVPTYALEG
- the LOC132640307 gene encoding uncharacterized protein LOC132640307 isoform X6, coding for MQHLSAKYCSLLPPPRSTIAAAFSPDGRTLASTHGDHTVKIIDCQTGKCLKVLSGHRRTPWVVRFHPLYPEILASGSLDHEVRLWDAKTAECIGSRDFYRPIASIAFHAQGEVLAVASGHKLYIWQYNRRGEASSPAIILKTRRSLRAVHFHPHAAPFLLTAEVNDLDSSDSSMTRATSPGNLRYTPPTVYLTDAHSTYQSASANELPIMSLPFLIWPSIARGDPRTPVQQSDTDVGSDSIQHRADTSSSVRLLTYSTPSGQYELLLSPIEQSASPAQEAYTGSSLRENETGTQPLVDPMETDGQPEERNNQFFPFSDPAYWELPFLQGWLIGQSQAQQATRSELSGATTNPSTYGELENPSTVPSVISSNSHPRSGRSGSRHRSSRSRAIPVARAGDGAAPLNVVHDESDSQISIGRIQSEIATSLAAAAAAELPCTVKLRIWPHDIKDPCAPLDAERCRLIIPHAVLCSEMGAHFSPCGRFLAACVACILPNVDSDPGFHGHLHHDTMAAATSPTRHPIAAHQVMYELRIYSLEEATFGSVLAARAIRAAHCLTSIQFSPTSEHLLLAYGRRHSSLLKSVVIDGETTIPIYTILEVYRVSDMDLVRVLPSAEDEVNVACFHPSVGGGLVYGTKEGKLRILQYDNSNSLGRTISSSPVENMLEVPTYALEG